In one Heterodontus francisci isolate sHetFra1 chromosome 18, sHetFra1.hap1, whole genome shotgun sequence genomic region, the following are encoded:
- the gpr85 gene encoding probable G protein-coupled receptor 85 — protein MANYSHAGTGSSENLLQNVSPLATFFKLTSLGFIIGVGVLGNLLISFLLVKDKTLHRAPYYFLLDLCSSDIIRSAVCFPFVFLSVKNGSSWSYGSLSCKVIAFVGVLSCFHAVFMLFCVSVTRYIAIAHHRFYSKRLTFWTCLAIICMVWTLSVAMAFPPVFDVGTYTFIREEEQCIFEHRYFKVNDSLGFMLMFVVIVLATHIVYLKLIFFVYDRRKMKPVQLVPAVSQNWTFHGPGATGQAAANWIAGFGRGPTPPTLLGIRQNPQGQGMRRRLLVMDEFKTEKRIGRMFYLITFFFVALWCPYLVACYWRVFVKGPAVPRGYLTAAVWMTFAQAGVNPFICIFSNRELRRCFSTNILYCRKSRLPREPYCVI, from the coding sequence ATGGCGAACTACAGCCATGCAGGTACTGGGAGCAGCGAGAACCTTTTGCAAAATGTGTCTCCTCTAGCAACGTTCTTCAAGCTGACATCCTTGGGTTTCATCATTGGGGTCGGCGTGCTAGGAAACCTTCTCATTTCCTTCCTTCTTGTCAAAGACAAGACCCTCCACCGGGCTCCTTATTACTTCTTGTTGGATCTCTGCTCCTCTGATATCATCCGTTCGGCGGTTTGCTTTCCCTTCGTGTTTCTCTCGGTGAAAAACGGCTCGTCCTGGTCCTATGGGTCCCTGAGCTGCAAAGTGATCGCCTTCGTCGGGGTCCTGTCCTGCTTCCATGCCGTGTTCATGCTCTTCTGCGTGAGTGTCACCCGGTACATCGCCATCGCCCACCACCGTTTCTACTCCAAGAGGTTGACTTTCTGGACCTGCCTGGCAATCATCTGCATGGTGTGGACCCTCTCGGTGGCCATGGCTTTCCCTCCAGTCTTCGACGTGGGAACCTACACCTTCATCAGGGAAGAAGAGCAGTGTATCTTCGAGCACAGGTACTTCAAAGTCAACGACTCCCTCGGCTTCATGCTCATGTTCGTGGTGATCGTACTGGCCACTCACATCGTCTACCTGAAGCTGATTTTCTTCGTTTACGATCGGCGCAAGATGAAGCCCGTCCAATTGGTTCCAGCAGTCAGCCAGAACTGGACTTTCCACGGACCAGGGGCCACTGGGCAGGCGGCTGCCAACTGGATTGCTGGCTTTGGCCGGGGACCAACCCCTCCGACTCTGTTGGGAATCAGGCAAAACCCCCAGGGCCAGGGCATGAGGAGGAGGCTGTTAGTCATGGACGAGTTCAAAACAGAGAAGAGAATAGGCAGGATGTTCTACCTGATCACCTTCTTCTTCGTGGCTCTCTGGTGCCCATACCTGGTAGCTTGTTACTGGCGTGTTTTTGTGAAAGGTCCCGCTGTTCCACGTGGCTACCTGACGGCTGCTGTCTGGATGACTTTTGCCCAGGCTGGTGTCAATCCATTCATCTGCATCTTCTCCAACCGGGAGCTAAGACGTTGTTTCAGCACCAACATCCTTTACTGTCGAAAATCTAGGTTACCAAGGGAACCTTACTGCGTTATATGA